One window of Anaerolineales bacterium genomic DNA carries:
- a CDS encoding DUF1361 domain-containing protein translates to MIRKIYENLKPFRFRLAIFTILSGASLLSVILVRLRIEMSGTADYAILVWNLFLAWLPLLISYAASGFVSRRRFTAIIVLPAAALWLLFFPNAPYILTDLIHLRHPREHVPVWFDTLLINWFAWTGMLLGVYSLFLMQTLVRRAFGRIAGWIFVLIVGTLCGVGTYIGRFLRWNSWDVVFDPVARLGELLTYAMNPSLQSIMFISIFSSLFIFIYVATYSFGLLLHEQQEPK, encoded by the coding sequence ATGATCCGCAAAATATATGAAAACCTGAAACCTTTTCGCTTCAGGCTTGCCATTTTTACAATCCTCTCCGGGGCAAGCCTCCTGTCCGTAATTTTGGTCCGACTCCGCATCGAGATGAGCGGAACTGCAGATTACGCCATTCTGGTATGGAACCTCTTCCTCGCCTGGCTCCCACTCCTGATCTCCTACGCCGCATCGGGCTTCGTTTCGCGCAGGCGTTTCACAGCGATCATCGTCCTGCCAGCCGCGGCGCTATGGCTTTTGTTTTTCCCGAATGCGCCTTACATTCTCACAGATCTCATCCATCTGCGCCACCCGCGCGAACACGTCCCAGTCTGGTTCGATACCCTGCTGATCAACTGGTTCGCATGGACAGGAATGCTGTTGGGCGTCTACTCCCTTTTCCTGATGCAGACCCTCGTGCGCAGGGCTTTCGGTCGCATTGCAGGATGGATATTCGTCCTCATCGTTGGTACACTTTGTGGAGTCGGGACCTACATCGGGCGCTTCCTGCGCTGGAACTCCTGGGATGTGGTCTTCGACCCGGTCGCCAGACTCGGCGAATTACTGACCTACGCCATGAATCCAAGTCTGCAATCCATCATGTTCATTTCAATATTCTCCTCCCTTTTTATTTTCATCTACGTCGCCACCTATTCTTTCGGGCTTTTACTCCATGAACAACAGGAACCAAAATGA
- the gap gene encoding type I glyceraldehyde-3-phosphate dehydrogenase encodes MAIKVGINGFGRIGRQVLKAIRDYYPKELEVVAFNDIGDTKTMAHLLKYDSTYGRFDGTVEIADDGLVVDGRKVKVFKETDPAAIPWKDLGVDIVIESTGLFTIKEDGVNKKGKTVKGAVNHITAGGAKKVIISAPAEGEDLTIVLGVNEDKYEPAKHHVISNASCTTNCLAPAAKVVHDKLTIKRAFMTTVHSYTNDQKVLDLPHSDLRRARAAGLNIIPTTTGAAKAIALVIPDLKGKFDGYSLRVPTPTVSVVDFTAEVEKETTTDELRQMFRDAAKEPRFKGVLEAVDEPLVSMDFKGSSYSSSIDLPFTSVLGKDKSNFIKVVTWYDNEWGYSCRTADLAAMMAKSL; translated from the coding sequence ATGGCAATCAAAGTAGGCATTAATGGATTTGGTCGTATCGGTCGCCAGGTTTTGAAGGCGATCCGTGACTACTATCCCAAAGAACTTGAAGTCGTTGCATTTAATGACATCGGCGACACAAAGACAATGGCTCATCTGCTGAAATACGACTCGACCTATGGCCGTTTCGACGGCACAGTCGAAATTGCGGATGATGGCTTGGTGGTCGATGGCAGGAAGGTCAAAGTTTTCAAGGAGACCGATCCGGCTGCCATTCCGTGGAAGGATCTGGGTGTCGATATTGTGATCGAGTCGACGGGTCTGTTCACAATCAAGGAAGACGGAGTGAATAAGAAGGGCAAGACCGTCAAAGGCGCTGTAAATCACATCACAGCTGGCGGAGCCAAAAAAGTGATAATTTCCGCGCCTGCTGAAGGTGAGGACCTCACCATCGTGTTGGGCGTCAACGAAGACAAATATGAACCCGCCAAGCATCATGTGATTTCCAATGCTTCCTGCACCACGAACTGCCTGGCTCCGGCGGCCAAAGTTGTTCACGACAAACTTACCATCAAACGCGCTTTCATGACCACGGTGCATTCCTACACCAATGATCAGAAAGTGCTCGACCTGCCGCATTCCGACCTGCGCCGCGCCCGCGCCGCTGGTCTGAATATCATCCCGACCACCACTGGCGCTGCAAAGGCTATTGCGTTGGTTATCCCGGATCTCAAGGGCAAGTTCGATGGCTATTCCTTGCGCGTCCCGACTCCTACTGTCTCAGTCGTTGACTTCACCGCTGAAGTTGAGAAAGAAACCACCACAGATGAACTGCGCCAGATGTTCCGCGACGCCGCCAAGGAACCGCGCTTCAAGGGCGTTCTGGAAGCCGTGGACGAACCGCTCGTCAGCATGGACTTCAAAGGCAGCTCCTACAGCTCCTCTATCGATCTGCCCTTCACATCCGTTTTGGGCAAGGATAAGAGCAACTTCATCAAAGTCGTTACCTGGTACGACAACGAATGGGGCTACTCCTGCCGCACAGCCGATCTCGCAGCGATGATGGCGAAATCTCTGTAA
- a CDS encoding DUF1361 domain-containing protein, with protein sequence MNFNRIKNFTFRNRHNIAVFLLLNLACGACIALVGARVVFTDSTRHSGLIWNLFLAWIPFILAYLAHALSWNKLWVYLAIPFVAVLWLLFFPNAPYMLTDLQDLARGAGKEAPLWYDVIIVVWCSWTGTLLGVISLYLMQDIIIRTFNRWLGWMFVFVISGLSSFGIYIGRFVRLNSWDILQSPAETAMEILGIVIDPSRRLAAFTIAYTFFFLFIFLLLYSFSHMLQEQKARANGLPEQMDSTQPSQPIR encoded by the coding sequence ATGAACTTCAATCGAATCAAGAACTTTACGTTTCGCAATCGCCACAATATCGCGGTCTTTTTGCTTCTGAACCTCGCCTGCGGGGCTTGCATAGCGCTCGTCGGCGCCCGGGTGGTGTTCACGGACTCAACCCGCCATTCGGGATTGATCTGGAATCTCTTCCTGGCGTGGATCCCCTTCATCCTCGCCTACCTTGCCCACGCGCTATCGTGGAACAAGCTCTGGGTATATCTCGCCATCCCGTTCGTAGCAGTCCTTTGGTTATTATTCTTTCCCAACGCGCCCTACATGCTTACCGACCTGCAGGACCTGGCGCGCGGAGCCGGAAAAGAAGCGCCGCTCTGGTACGATGTCATCATCGTGGTCTGGTGCTCATGGACGGGAACCCTGCTGGGCGTGATCTCCCTTTACCTCATGCAGGATATCATCATCCGCACCTTCAACCGATGGCTGGGATGGATGTTCGTCTTCGTCATCTCAGGCTTGAGCAGTTTTGGAATCTACATCGGGCGCTTCGTCCGTTTGAACTCATGGGATATCCTGCAAAGCCCGGCTGAGACCGCCATGGAAATCCTCGGAATCGTCATTGACCCGAGCAGGCGGCTTGCTGCTTTTACGATAGCATATACTTTCTTCTTCCTTTTTATTTTCCTCCTGCTCTACTCATTCAGTCATATGCTGCAGGAACAAAAGGCGCGCGCAAACGGTCTGCCTGAACAGATGGACTCCACCCAACCGTCACAGCCGATACGATAA
- a CDS encoding phosphoglycerate kinase: MNKKTVKDIDLKGKRVFMRVDFNVPMAEGKVTDDKRIKAALPTIQYCLDQGASLLLASHLGRPKGGSDPEFSLRAASEVLSTLINRPVTMAPDCVGTEVEAIARSLKPGDVVMLENTRFHKGEEKNDPDLARQMASLADVYVNDAFGSAHRAHASTEGIARFLPAVSGFLMEQELEYLGKAVANPEHPYIAILGGAKISDKILVVETLAAKCDKLIIGGGMANTFLAAKGLNMQDSLVEAESLETAKTLLGKLGDKLVLPVDAVIADKFDAEANSQVVDVDKIPAGWCMLDVGPKTVGLYKATLDGAKLIVWNGPVGVFEMPKFAEGTFALAKLLAESGATTVIGGGDSASAVKKAGVAKQMTHVSTGGGASLEYLEGRELPGVVALLDK, translated from the coding sequence ATGAACAAGAAAACTGTAAAAGACATCGACCTCAAAGGCAAACGAGTTTTCATGCGCGTGGACTTCAATGTCCCGATGGCGGAGGGCAAAGTCACCGACGATAAGCGCATCAAAGCCGCCTTGCCCACCATCCAATATTGTTTGGATCAGGGAGCATCACTCCTGCTCGCCAGCCACTTGGGACGCCCCAAGGGCGGCTCCGACCCGGAATTCAGCCTGCGTGCCGCTTCTGAAGTTTTATCTACACTGATTAATCGTCCCGTGACCATGGCGCCAGATTGCGTGGGTACCGAAGTGGAGGCGATCGCCAGGTCTCTCAAACCCGGCGACGTGGTGATGCTTGAAAATACGCGCTTCCACAAGGGTGAAGAGAAAAACGACCCCGACCTCGCAAGGCAAATGGCATCGCTTGCCGATGTATATGTCAACGACGCGTTCGGTTCCGCCCATCGCGCTCACGCATCCACTGAAGGTATAGCGCGCTTCCTGCCTGCCGTCTCCGGCTTTTTGATGGAACAGGAATTGGAATACCTCGGCAAAGCGGTTGCCAACCCTGAACATCCCTATATCGCCATCCTCGGCGGGGCAAAGATCAGCGACAAGATTTTGGTTGTCGAAACTCTCGCCGCGAAATGTGACAAGCTCATCATCGGCGGCGGCATGGCAAATACCTTCCTCGCCGCGAAGGGATTGAACATGCAGGATAGCCTCGTCGAAGCGGAATCACTCGAAACCGCCAAGACCCTGCTTGGCAAACTTGGCGATAAACTCGTCCTGCCTGTGGATGCAGTCATTGCGGACAAATTCGATGCTGAAGCGAATTCGCAGGTCGTGGATGTGGACAAGATCCCTGCAGGCTGGTGCATGTTGGATGTGGGACCGAAAACTGTCGGCTTGTATAAAGCTACATTGGACGGAGCCAAATTGATCGTTTGGAACGGACCCGTGGGCGTCTTCGAAATGCCGAAGTTTGCCGAAGGGACATTCGCGCTTGCCAAACTCCTCGCAGAATCCGGCGCGACCACAGTCATTGGCGGCGGCGACTCCGCCAGCGCGGTCAAGAAGGCGGGCGTTGCGAAACAAATGACTCACGTCTCGACCGGTGGCGGCGCATCCCTTGAATATCTCGAAGGCAGGGAACTGCCCGGAGTTGTGGCCTTGCTCGATAAATAA
- a CDS encoding YvcK family protein produces the protein MTHPPIPAIIPSMRFYIFRRLGELIRDLPRWLRPGLGVKRWLVLTMFGITLIGLGIAVIIIDIYRTDSSDPAFLTILSYASLRFLPRILRAAIFGGLGLIFILYGIYKLNRSLLRPFLREDSDVVNTLVDFRRRDRGPRIVAIGGGHGLASLLRGLKLHTRNLTAVVTVADDGGSSGRLRESFGILPPGDIRNCLSALSNDEDMLTQLFHYRFSGSPDLEGHSFGNLFITALADITGSFESAVVESGRVLSVNGRVLPSTLHDVKLVASLELPHTLHEVRVEGESKIPSVAGRVRRVWLEPDTAPAFPPVINALLSADVIVVGPGSLYTSLLPNLLVHDLLSGIRASRAIKIYVCNIATQDGETDSFTAYDHVSALESHVGGDIFDVILCNTNYTGVLNPTSAWVRLDEETLADERTYATDLAENAHPWRHDSAKLAQVIMDIYNERTGPLA, from the coding sequence TTGACTCATCCCCCCATCCCTGCTATTATCCCTTCGATGCGTTTTTATATTTTTCGCCGTCTTGGAGAATTGATCCGCGACCTGCCCCGCTGGCTTCGCCCGGGTTTGGGTGTAAAGCGTTGGCTGGTCTTAACCATGTTCGGAATTACCCTGATTGGTTTGGGCATTGCCGTCATCATCATCGATATTTACCGGACAGATTCCTCCGACCCCGCATTTCTCACCATCCTCTCTTATGCGTCATTGCGGTTCCTTCCCCGGATTCTTCGAGCCGCTATTTTTGGCGGATTGGGTTTGATCTTCATCTTGTATGGGATTTACAAATTGAACCGTTCGCTTCTTCGTCCTTTCCTTCGGGAGGATTCTGATGTGGTCAATACCCTTGTGGACTTTCGGCGTCGTGACCGTGGTCCCCGAATTGTGGCGATCGGCGGCGGGCATGGACTCGCCTCTCTCCTGCGCGGATTGAAACTGCATACGCGTAATCTTACTGCGGTCGTGACCGTTGCGGATGACGGGGGGTCTTCCGGAAGGTTGCGTGAGAGTTTTGGAATTCTTCCGCCCGGGGATATTCGCAATTGTCTTTCCGCTCTTTCCAACGATGAAGACATGTTGACCCAGCTTTTTCATTATCGCTTCAGCGGATCGCCGGATCTCGAAGGTCATTCGTTCGGAAATCTGTTTATCACGGCTCTGGCGGATATCACAGGGAGCTTCGAAAGCGCGGTTGTCGAATCGGGCAGGGTCCTTTCTGTGAATGGCAGGGTTTTACCCTCCACCCTCCATGACGTGAAACTCGTCGCCAGTTTGGAATTGCCTCATACGCTTCACGAAGTTCGTGTGGAGGGTGAAAGTAAGATCCCGTCGGTGGCCGGGCGCGTCCGCCGTGTCTGGTTGGAGCCGGATACCGCCCCCGCATTTCCACCTGTGATCAATGCATTGTTATCAGCCGACGTGATTGTCGTGGGACCGGGGAGCCTGTATACCAGCCTGCTGCCAAATCTATTGGTTCATGACCTCCTTTCAGGCATCCGTGCCAGCCGCGCAATTAAGATCTATGTCTGCAATATTGCCACACAGGATGGGGAGACCGACTCGTTTACCGCGTACGACCACGTCAGTGCGTTGGAGAGTCACGTCGGGGGGGATATCTTCGACGTGATATTGTGTAACACAAATTACACAGGGGTATTGAATCCAACCTCGGCCTGGGTGCGCCTGGATGAAGAAACCCTTGCGGACGAACGCACGTACGCAACCGACCTTGCCGAAAATGCACACCCCTGGCGGCATGATTCTGCGAAACTGGCGCAGGTGATCATGGACATTTACAACGAAAGAACCGGACCGCTGGCCTGA
- a CDS encoding EF2563 family selenium-dependent molybdenum hydroxylase system protein, with amino-acid sequence MNPLIIIRGGGDLASGVALRLYRVGFQIAIIELDKPLAVRRTVSFSEAVYEGMQTVEGVTARLVSGDQFQVTLEAGEIPVLIDPNANILNNQFLTSPKSTFVVDARLIKMEPEPLPTQIALHIGLGPGFTAGTNCDAVIETRRGHTLGRVYWDGGTLPDNQQPDGDPRRVLRAPTAGTLEPRKQIGEFCKEGEVIASVNGKTVSSPFDGILRGLIHPRVEVAEGMKIGDVDARNDPSMIRLVSDKSLAVAGGVMEAVYVKLKGME; translated from the coding sequence ATGAATCCATTGATCATCATCCGCGGCGGAGGAGACCTCGCAAGCGGGGTCGCCCTGCGCCTGTATCGCGTCGGGTTTCAAATAGCCATCATCGAACTCGATAAACCGCTCGCAGTCCGCCGGACCGTTTCCTTTTCCGAAGCTGTTTATGAGGGGATGCAAACCGTGGAGGGCGTGACCGCAAGACTGGTTTCAGGCGATCAGTTCCAGGTCACATTGGAGGCGGGAGAGATCCCGGTTCTGATCGACCCGAATGCCAATATCCTCAACAATCAATTTCTAACCAGTCCCAAATCCACCTTCGTTGTGGACGCCCGGCTGATAAAAATGGAACCTGAACCGCTGCCGACTCAAATCGCGCTTCACATCGGGCTCGGACCGGGCTTCACTGCCGGAACGAACTGCGATGCTGTGATCGAAACACGGCGCGGTCACACGCTCGGCAGGGTCTACTGGGATGGCGGTACCCTGCCGGACAACCAGCAGCCGGACGGCGATCCGCGGCGTGTATTACGCGCCCCAACTGCCGGGACATTGGAACCGCGCAAACAAATTGGGGAATTTTGCAAAGAAGGCGAAGTGATCGCCAGCGTAAACGGCAAGACCGTATCTAGCCCTTTCGATGGTATTCTGCGCGGACTAATCCATCCGCGGGTCGAGGTTGCCGAGGGAATGAAGATCGGGGACGTGGATGCCCGCAACGACCCCTCCATGATCCGGCTCGTTTCGGATAAATCACTCGCCGTGGCAGGGGGCGTAATGGAAGCAGTTTATGTAAAACTGAAAGGGATGGAATAG
- a CDS encoding DinB family protein — MNSEYIQKLFKYNQWANARILDTVAKITLEQFLEPGEYPHGSLRGILVHTLFAEWIWRKRWEGESPKMRFQPEDFPTFDSLRDRWQSEEEELMTFTTKITDERLNGPFRYTSTEGVAYENILWESMAHVVNHGTQHRSEAAFILTELGHSPGDLDMILYFRKKP; from the coding sequence GTGAACAGCGAATACATCCAAAAGCTTTTCAAGTACAACCAATGGGCAAATGCGCGCATCCTCGACACGGTTGCGAAAATAACGTTGGAGCAATTCCTTGAACCGGGAGAATATCCGCACGGATCGCTGCGCGGCATCCTCGTCCACACCCTTTTCGCCGAATGGATCTGGCGCAAACGCTGGGAGGGTGAATCACCAAAGATGCGCTTCCAACCTGAAGATTTCCCGACATTCGATTCTCTTCGCGACCGCTGGCAATCGGAAGAGGAAGAATTAATGACATTCACCACAAAAATTACCGATGAACGTTTGAACGGTCCCTTTCGGTATACCAGCACGGAAGGGGTCGCATACGAGAACATCCTATGGGAGTCGATGGCGCATGTGGTCAATCACGGCACGCAACATCGTAGTGAAGCGGCGTTCATCCTCACCGAACTCGGTCATTCGCCGGGTGATCTCGACATGATCCTGTATTTCAGAAAGAAACCATGA
- a CDS encoding triose-phosphate isomerase — protein MRTPFVAGNWKMNKTIAETRELLAAMVAGLDEITGVERVVCPPFTALVSAFEMLAGKHIGLGAQDMHWEEKGAYTGQVSPGMIKELCGYVILGHSERRTYFGETDETVNRKLLAAQKFGLTPIVCVGETLAQYEAGETSNVVSTQTRLGLQGIFTDFASRIVVAYEPVWAIGTGKASSASNAQGVHGEVIRPVLKELFGAEISQAIRILYGGSVTAANAAEFFSQPDIDGALVGGASLKPGEFIAIARAAAG, from the coding sequence ATGAGAACACCTTTTGTTGCTGGAAACTGGAAGATGAACAAAACGATCGCGGAGACGCGGGAACTGCTTGCCGCTATGGTTGCTGGTTTGGATGAAATCACCGGCGTGGAGCGGGTGGTCTGCCCTCCTTTTACGGCACTGGTTTCCGCATTTGAAATGCTTGCTGGGAAACACATCGGGCTTGGCGCCCAGGATATGCATTGGGAGGAAAAAGGGGCATACACGGGCCAGGTCTCGCCGGGGATGATAAAGGAATTATGCGGATATGTGATTCTGGGGCACTCTGAGCGCCGCACATATTTTGGAGAGACTGATGAAACAGTAAACAGAAAGCTTCTCGCCGCACAAAAATTTGGGCTGACCCCGATCGTCTGTGTGGGCGAAACGCTTGCGCAATACGAGGCGGGGGAGACTTCAAATGTCGTTTCCACTCAAACGCGGCTTGGACTGCAGGGCATATTTACCGATTTTGCGTCTAGAATCGTTGTGGCTTATGAGCCGGTCTGGGCGATCGGCACGGGGAAGGCATCGAGCGCAAGCAATGCCCAAGGTGTACATGGGGAAGTGATTCGCCCGGTCTTGAAGGAATTGTTCGGCGCGGAGATTTCGCAGGCGATCCGAATCCTTTATGGCGGTTCAGTGACCGCCGCGAACGCCGCCGAATTCTTCTCCCAACCGGATATCGACGGCGCATTGGTGGGCGGCGCAAGCTTAAAGCCCGGGGAGTTCATCGCCATCGCGCGGGCAGCTGCTGGTTAA